Within Nocardia fluminea, the genomic segment GCGTGTGATCGGCAACCTCGTCGATGCAGTACACCGGCACATTGGTGACCACGATGCCGAGCTCACTGGCCCGCGCGACATCGATGTTGTCCACGCCGACACCGAACCGAGCCACGGTCCGGCAACGTGGCGCGTTGTCGAGCACCGCGGCAGTGACTTTCGCGAAGCACGTAGCGATAGCGTCGACGTCGACGGCCAGCGCCGCCAGCGCTTCGGGGTCGGTGGACTCCGCGACCACTATGTCGACCCCGGCGGCGTCGAACACCGCGCGCTCGACCTCGATGGTGGCCGCAGGATGATCGGTGATCAGGACCCGGTAGCTCATGCCGACCTCCACGCCCGGATCGGCTGCACCGGGGCCGCTTCGACGATGCGGTTGCGGGTTTTCCCGAGGACATCGACAGTGGTGGTCACCACATCCCCCGGCCGCAACGCGGGGCGCACTTCGCGCCCCTGCCTTCCCCATAACTCGGCAAGACAACCGCCGCTACAGGTTCCCGAACCCAGCAGATCACCCGGGCGGATCTCGGTACCTCGCGAGGCATAGGCCGCCAGCGCGGAAAAGCTCCACGCCATGTGGTCGAGGCTGTCCGTGCCGACTGTCTCACCGTTGACAGCGACCTCCATCCGCAGGTCGAACGACGGGCCCGAGACACGCGGGGAGAGTTCGTCGGCGGTGACGAAGAACTGACCGAGGACAGTGGCGGTGTCCTTGCCCTTGGCAGGTCCCAGACGCAGGCGCATTTCATGGAACTGGATGTCGCGGGCGGAATAATCGTTGATCACGACATATCCGGCGATATGATCGACCGCCTCCTCGACGGTCAAGTCACGGCCACCCATGCCGACCACCGCACCCACCTCGAGTTCGAAATCGAAGTCGGCGCTGCCCGGCGCGATAGGCACGTCCGCGTCCGGGCCGAGGATGGCGTAAGGGTTGGAGAAGTAGAAGGTCGGGATCTCCCAGAACTCCGCGGGCACGGTGGCGTCCGGATCGAACAGCTTCACCACACCCTCCGTGTGCTCCGGAAACGTCGAGAAGTCCCGGAACGTCGGCGGAGCCAGCGGCGCCGACAACACCGCTTCTGCGAGGCTGGTCACCGTCTTACGCTTCGCCAGGGCTCGGTCGGCGAGGTCCTGAATCCTGCCTCGGTCGCCGAGCAGATCCACCAGCTCGTTTCCCGCCTCGAGGTCGACGAGCATGTCACCCTCGGAGAGCACCGCCAGAACGGGCCCGTCGTCGGTCTGCCGACGTGCGATCTTCATTTCGTTACTCCTTCACTACCTGGTGTCACCGGATGCCGATCGACAGATCAGCCCTGGCCGGGCACCGCGTAGGGATTGAGCAGCTCGGCTTTCATCTCCTCGGAGGCCCCTTCCTCCGTTGCCGTGAACCCTTCAGCGGCCGGGAAGGACTCGGTCATCGAATGGGGCATGGCACCGTTGCGGTACAGGTTGTTCGATCCTTCGGACGGCTTCCAGGTGTGCGGTTCCCAGTCCGGTACGTAGTTGCGGTAGCCGCCCGAATTCAGTTCGATGCGCATCGAGCTCGGTTCGCGGAAGTACAAATAGTTCTGCTCCCCGATGCCGTG encodes:
- a CDS encoding fumarylacetoacetate hydrolase family protein: MKIARRQTDDGPVLAVLSEGDMLVDLEAGNELVDLLGDRGRIQDLADRALAKRKTVTSLAEAVLSAPLAPPTFRDFSTFPEHTEGVVKLFDPDATVPAEFWEIPTFYFSNPYAILGPDADVPIAPGSADFDFELEVGAVVGMGGRDLTVEEAVDHIAGYVVINDYSARDIQFHEMRLRLGPAKGKDTATVLGQFFVTADELSPRVSGPSFDLRMEVAVNGETVGTDSLDHMAWSFSALAAYASRGTEIRPGDLLGSGTCSGGCLAELWGRQGREVRPALRPGDVVTTTVDVLGKTRNRIVEAAPVQPIRAWRSA